The following proteins are encoded in a genomic region of Synechococcus sp. CBW1002:
- a CDS encoding universal stress protein, protein MFRNLLIADSGKGHVEEMVRMLRDIPPCRQARINLLHVVPEQAGEDFQEHWQKAAGIVAEAVQRLGLNPGDVNTIIRQGDTKQTVLKVADELNADLIVMGSRGLGRLQSILSNSASQYVFQLSTRPMLLVRDDLYVRHVNRVLVTVDGTGVGDDALRMACELVRDIPGGSLIGVHVTRHDITPSRGGKSPVDEVLEKAVLRARGFGVAMQTLHRTGDIGRTVCAAAEEAKADLLVIASQDRRPLVAQALVDLDRLLGSSVSDYIRVHAPAPVLLVREPEGRR, encoded by the coding sequence GTGTTCCGCAATCTTCTGATCGCCGATTCCGGCAAGGGTCATGTGGAGGAGATGGTGCGCATGCTGCGCGACATCCCCCCCTGCCGACAAGCCCGGATCAACCTGCTGCATGTGGTGCCCGAGCAGGCCGGCGAAGACTTCCAGGAGCACTGGCAGAAAGCTGCGGGGATCGTGGCCGAAGCGGTGCAGCGGCTTGGACTCAACCCCGGCGATGTGAACACGATCATCCGCCAGGGGGACACCAAGCAGACCGTGCTGAAGGTGGCCGATGAGCTCAATGCCGATCTGATCGTGATGGGCTCCCGCGGCCTGGGACGTCTGCAGTCGATCCTGAGCAACAGCGCCAGCCAGTACGTCTTTCAGCTCTCCACCCGCCCGATGCTGCTGGTGCGGGACGACCTCTATGTGCGCCACGTCAACCGCGTTCTGGTGACCGTGGACGGAACCGGCGTCGGCGATGACGCCCTGCGCATGGCCTGTGAACTGGTGCGCGACATCCCCGGTGGCAGCCTGATCGGCGTCCACGTGACCCGGCACGACATCACGCCATCGCGGGGCGGCAAGAGCCCGGTGGACGAGGTGCTGGAAAAGGCCGTGCTGCGTGCCCGGGGCTTTGGCGTCGCGATGCAGACCCTGCACCGCACCGGTGACATCGGCCGCACCGTCTGCGCGGCCGCCGAGGAAGCCAAGGCAGATCTGCTGGTGATCGCCTCCCAGGACCGCAGACCCCTGGTGGCGCAAGCCCTTGTCGACCTCGACAGACTGCTGGGCAGTTCGGTGAGCGATTACATCCGCGTGCACGCACCAGCCCCGGTGCTGCTGGTTCGCGAACCGGAAGGGCGCCGCTGA